Genomic window (Arachis hypogaea cultivar Tifrunner chromosome 13, arahy.Tifrunner.gnm2.J5K5, whole genome shotgun sequence):
CAAATACCTCTGCATTCTAGATTTCTAGTTTATAGATTGAAAATCAAAAAGGGAAGAGAATTTCTGGTGTGTTGGAGCTCAAAATTGCTTACAGCTGAACAGATTACAACAAGAACACCATATATGATCAATTTACGTACAAGATAGACAAAATGATTACAACCTCAAAAATCAAAAGCAGAAACTCCAATTTCGTACAGCACCAAGTACACCTCAGAGAATTAGAacacaaatgaagaagaagatgcactCTCGTACTTGCTCATATCAACCGGCATCAGACTTGAATCCGCAGAGAAGGAAGGTTGTAGAGTGTTGAGTTTGATATCATAGATTCTAGAGTCAGAAATGCCGTCCCATGAGTGAGAAGGCAAAGTGTAAGAGAAACCGACATGGTTCCGGCACCGGCGGCAGAGTATCTTGGTTCTCCTTGGCTTGAAGAAGGGTATCCATGACCATCGAAGTTGGTGGATCTGAGTGAACCTGCTCTCATCCACAGAGAAGAAGGAGATGACACCCTTCTTGATGGACTTGCCGTACTTGGAAGAATCAATGAGGGATGTGTTGCGGTTGCTGGAGCTCAAGTTCAACTCATATCCACAGGAACCGCAACTGCATCAAACAAACAGTAACAGTTAACAGCTAAGCCAAAACACATGACATTATTGTATGTTTTTAAGGTTGTACTTGAAAAAGCTCAAAGTGAGAGGCATGAATCATGATAGATATACCTGTAAGTGACATCTCTGATAAAGGGGGACAACTGAAGTTGTTGGTGACATTGGAATGAAGATCCCTTAAGGATGTCAGTGTCACCAAATGCGATCATGGTTTCTGTGGGTTTTAGGAGTTAGGGAAGTTCCAGTTCCACTTATGGATCGGAGAGTTTATAAATAGAACAACGCAATTACGCAAAGCAAGGTGTCAAGGGGAAGGGAAGCTAGTTTTTCCATACGGCTCTATTGTCAGCTATGTAACGGTAACAATGTAGAGCCATCAAAATATAGTAATCATTTAAATGTAACATTACATATTCACGTGTCCCACCATCTTTATTTGTTGGTCGCTTTCGGCATCATATTCAATTCAAACTTGTATAATGTGTCTCATTAGTTATTATAACTCTGTTATTTGGCAGCAACGTTTTAATTTCTTCCGAAAATTATTTCCCTCATCTTATAAAATGAACAAATCCTCAACTTTGTCCCAACTCCCAACCAGTCAAGTACCAGGCATTGATTttgatgtgtgtgtgtatgtttttttttttggcatgaAGATATTAATTTTTTCTGTGACAATGAAATTTACAGCCAGTGTTTCTAATTTGATGCGCTCTTCCTTTTTTTCGGGTGACTTGATGCTTACAAATATATCAAATTACTTACTATAAATCTCCCTGTTTTTACCTCTGGCCAACAGTATTTAgcataatattataaattatttataaaacatAAATGCAGAGATAAAtacaagaaaagagaaaagattctgtctaaaaaaaaaaatttgtccaGTCTAAAAGTTGGATACAAAACTTACTTGAAAGACAATGTGATTTAGATGTTATATTCTTAGATttgcattttttatttgtgttgatGATATTTGGTGAGGAGTAGAGGTAAAAGAAAATCGAGGATTGTTTAATACAAAAATGtgggaaaaataattttttttttaattttatcagtaTTTATATCTATGTTTTCATTAATCAAAATATAGagataatttttttcaatttctatttatgtttctttatctctctatttttatATCTCAGGACACAATTCAAACGGAGCTTTAGTATTTGGAAAAAGGAAGATGAATACTCTCACCGATAACATTCTCACGTGAAGATAATTTTGCgaatcgttagatgatttgatatatttgactaaatatgTTTAACTGAACCATCTAATAATTTACAATACCATCTTTATGTGAAGATGTCAGacccaaaaataattaaataaaatatttttttaataaaggaaCAGAAGCAAGAACAACAAAAAAACAGAGATTCCACCTTGATGGGAGTTCCTTTATGAAATTTTAAGAAAGTCGTAAGTCGTGACCTTTCTGAATATTGTTGTATGCCAAAACATTACGTAACCTATACATAGGAGAAGGAATTTCTAATTGCACTTACATTAGAGACAGAAATATAAGTAGCCATCTTCGTTAAATAAACCTAGCTTGACCACAAGTGATGAATATTACCAACAAAGAAAAAGGACACGGGACTAGAGAGCCCCAACATCATTCACCTATTTCATCAGACAAAATTTCCTTTGTTGTAATGAGCGCATAAGTATCAATGGAACTCTGGAATTTTCGCAGCATCTGATTATTTTGCATTGCCTTTTCATACTGGCAACACATCACTTTCTGCAGCTCCTTAGGTAGACAAACACACCAACGCTAGTTATAGCAATCGCACCTGCAAAAATACCAGATCGCATGGAAAGAGAAGAACTACGAGTCTGTGTTactgtagtagtagtagtagtagttgtaTCTGATTGTGGTGGTCGTGGTTCTGATTTGGTTGGATTGCCTAACACCAAATGCAACTTTACAGCCTGAAatacaaagattttttttattaggatgTATGGATAAATTCCAATGAACTACCCCCCATATAACATCTTCAAAATTGAAAATCTAGTATAAGCAAACATCTTCACCTTTGCTCCAGCAGATCTAGCATAGCCGACAGCAGTAGCAAGATCATGATCCGTTGCTAGAATAATTCTATCACCTTCATCATCCTCATACTATATTAGGCatacaaaaaacaaaaacatcAGTGTGATAATAAATACATATCCTACTGCCAAAAAGCAGAAGAATTTGAAGTAGCAGAAAACACACCAATATTGTAGGGCGTTGTTCTTCGTCATTAAGTTCAACTCTCTGCATGACTATGGATACAAGCTCATCTAGATGTTCGGTACCTACAATAAGGGCAAGTTAAAATACTTGAAAGTTCTTATAAGAATGGAAAGCGGGTAAGGAAGAGTGATGAAAATTTCCCATTATCTTGTCATGTTGTAATTATTTTCCCCATTGATCATTGAATGCAATTGTAAGTCTCATACTTGGCTGCAACTTTATAATCAATGATGAACATCGGTAAATAGATCATGTGAAAATTTCACATGAGAGAGGATCCATTTCCATGCAGCTATATCATTGCACACGATTTTGTGACTAAGATCCAAGAACACAACACAATATTTAGATTCAAGTCCTAGCAATGCTTTGACTCACCACAGTTGAATCGATGCACATGACCATTGAAATCCTCAAGTTTAAAGGAAAATGTGTTTCCCAAGTCTATGTGTTGCACAGGAGACTTCCCTCTCTCTGTGCCATCTGCTGTCATGTGGCTAGAAAGTTCACTGCAATCAAAGAATTATATAGGATGGTTCACTAAGAACAAAACAAATCATGTGTCTAATCATCTGTATAACAAAATACCTATGAGTGTCAGAATCTTCTGGTGGCTCTAAAGAAAGAGCCGAGTCCCAAAACTTTTGCATAATTGTATTCGCTACATCATTAGCAGCTCCAGTGCTACTCTCAACCTATAAAATACATCATACTTATCAGAAATTGACCTCTGTACAGCattattaaatcaaatcataATAAGATAAACATACTTGTAAGGACACGTTACCAGTTATACAAA
Coding sequences:
- the LOC112733023 gene encoding uncharacterized protein At4g08330, chloroplastic; translated protein: MIAFGDTDILKGSSFQCHQQLQLSPFIRDVTYSCGSCGYELNLSSSNRNTSLIDSSKYGKSIKKGVISFFSVDESRFTQIHQLRWSWIPFFKPRRTKILCRRCRNHVGFSYTLPSHSWDGISDSRIYDIKLNTLQPSFSADSSLMPVDMSKYESASSSSFVF